CTATTGTAGGTCGAACACCATCTCAGTGTCTTGAACGTTATGAAAAATTGCTTGATGCTGCATGTGCAAAGGACGAAAACTATGAGGCCAATGATGACCCTAGGAAACTGCGGCCTGGTGAGATTGACCCAAACCCTGAGTCAAAGCCTGCACGTCCTGATCCTGTTGATATGGAtgaagatgaaaaagaaatgctttCTGAGGCTAGGGCTCGCTTAGCTAACACTAGGGGTAAAAAGGCAAAACGGAAGGCAAGAGAGAAACAACTTGAAGAAGCAAGACGGCTTGCCTCACTACAAAAAAGGAGAGAATTGAAGGCGGCTGGTATTGATACACGCcacagaaaaagaaagagaaaggggaTTGACTACAATGCTGAGATCCCATTTGAAAAGAGACCACCTCCAGGTTTTTATGACACTGTTGGTGAAGACAGGCCACTAGAACATTTACAGTTTCCAACAACCATTGAGGAGCTTGAAGGGAAGAGGAGAGCAGATATAGAGGCACATTTAAGAAAACAAGATATCGCCAGGAACAAGATCCTGCAGCGACAGGATGCCCCTGCTGCTATAATGCAAGCGAATAAACTAAATGACCCAGAAGCTGTCACAAAGAGGTCAAAGCTAATGCTGCCACCTCCCCAAATTTCTGACCATGAGTTAGAGGAGATAGCAAAGATGGGCAATACTGGTGATCCTGCTTTAGctgatgagcttggtgaaggaagtacTGCCACAAGAACTTTGCTTGCCAGCTATTCTCAGACTCCAAGGCTTGGTATGACACCATTGCGAACTCCGCAACGAACTCCAGCTGGGAAGGGTGATGCAATTATGATGGAGGCAGAAAATCTGGCACGTCTTAGAGAATCACAAACACCTCTATTAGGAGGTGACAACCCAGAGCTTCATCCATCAGATTTCTCTGGTGTTACACCACGTAAGGAGATACAGACACCGAATCCAATGGCAACACCTTTGGCAAGCCCTGGACCTGGTATTACTCCAAGGATTGGTATGACACCATCTAGAGAGGGGCACAGTTTTGGTTTAACACCAAGAGGAACTCCTTTTCGTGATGAACTGCGCATAAATGAAGAGGTGGAAATGCAGGACAGCACTAAACTTGAGCTTCGTAGGCAAGCTGAACTGAAAAAAAGCCTGCGATCTGGTTTTGCTTCTATTCCACAGCCAAGGAATGAGTACCAGATAGTCATGCCACCTATTACAGAGGATGAGACagaagaagctgaagagaaaATTGAAGAGGACATGTCAGACAGACTGGCACGAGAAAGGGCTGAGGAACAGGCTAGGCAGGAGGCATTGCTCAGAAAGAGATCCAAAGTGTTGCAGAGGAGTCTACCTAGGCCACCTGCTGCTTCAGTAGAAATTATCGGGCAATCTCTTATTAGAAGTGGAGAAAGCAGAAGCAGAAGCACCTTTGTGCCTCCTACATCACTTGAACAAGCTGATGAACTAATAAATGAGGAGCTCCTTAGGCTTCTTGAGCATGATAATGCAAAATATCCTCTtgatgaaaaaactcaaaaagagaaaaagaaagggaGCAAGCGTCAGCAAAATGGGGGAGCTCTTGTCCCTGAAAttgatgattttgatgaagatgaactAAAAGAGGTGCTATTCTTTTTCTCTGCTCTCCTATTGGCATTTGACTATTCATGATGAACTCTTATCTCCTCTTTCCTCGTAATTTTGCCATTATTTTTTTAGACCCACCAGTCCACCATACGTACAGTTTCACGGTAGGTGGACAAACAGTAACTTGAGAACCTATGTGCACATCTGCCTGTATCTCACTGACATCATAATGTTCGTTATTTGCATTACTTAATTACCAATCACATTGAGTTTGTTGAACCGAGGTCAAGTAGATGCACAATGAATTATGAAAACATGCTTTTCAAGTTCTCATTTTGATTTAATAGCAAATGCATAGATTTGTGAGTAATAAATATCCTGTAAGGAAGAAGACTTAGTTAACATAAATTATAAGAAATTTCAGGTATAGCATATTCTTTAAGAGTTAAGATAAATTATAAGAAATTTCTGGTACACAATATTTGAGCATATTCTTTAAGAGTTACGACATTTATTTTACAATTAGAATCTTCTCTTTGAGTGCAGATGACTAGAATTGTCATATGCAAGTGATGTGTGAATTAGAACTGTCATTTTTATGACATTCAACTTTGCACACTAGACTACTAGAGTACTCTATATGCACTGCAATGTTGTCAACTATAGTTTGAACTTTGCATTCTAGTTTTCATGAAATTGATACAACATACACACATGTATTTGT
The sequence above is drawn from the Miscanthus floridulus cultivar M001 chromosome 15, ASM1932011v1, whole genome shotgun sequence genome and encodes:
- the LOC136506631 gene encoding cell division cycle 5-like protein, with the protein product MRIMIKGGVWKNTEDEILKAAVMKYGKNQWARISSLLVRKSAKQCKARWYEWLDPSIKKTEWTREEDEKLLHLAKLMPTQWRTIAPIVGRTPSQCLERYEKLLDAACAKDENYEANDDPRKLRPGEIDPNPESKPARPDPVDMDEDEKEMLSEARARLANTRGKKAKRKAREKQLEEARRLASLQKRRELKAAGIDTRHRKRKRKGIDYNAEIPFEKRPPPGFYDTVGEDRPLEHLQFPTTIEELEGKRRADIEAHLRKQDIARNKILQRQDAPAAIMQANKLNDPEAVTKRSKLMLPPPQISDHELEEIAKMGNTGDPALADELGEGSTATRTLLASYSQTPRLGMTPLRTPQRTPAGKGDAIMMEAENLARLRESQTPLLGGDNPELHPSDFSGVTPRKEIQTPNPMATPLASPGPGITPRIGMTPSREGHSFGLTPRGTPFRDELRINEEVEMQDSTKLELRRQAELKKSLRSGFASIPQPRNEYQIVMPPITEDETEEAEEKIEEDMSDRLARERAEEQARQEALLRKRSKVLQRSLPRPPAASVEIIGQSLIRSGESRSRSTFVPPTSLEQADELINEELLRLLEHDNAKYPLDEKTQKEKKKGSKRQQNGGALVPEIDDFDEDELKEASSMVEEEIQYLRVAMGHENESFEDFVKAHDACQEDLMFFPTNNSYGLASVAGNADKISALQNEFETVKKRMDDEAKKASRLEQKIKLLTQGYQVRAGKLWSQVQDTFKQMDTAATELECFQELQKQEHLAASYRILNLTEEVNKQKTLERTLQSRYGELVSGFQRIQEQLEEHKKQLKVQEAIEAENRAQEEEVVAPNHAAEEEDEKKPLSSEEKSQQTNRATDEEAAGSKGTTEDQMDVDSGNVDGGFVGPIPPAPDTEGNNDEVSVQENTSNTQSSECASRNDGADKIDQAKLGQDKADDIMAADAGPQEEGKDELAPVGTSISEENTTVSLDQAVSKEDEGRAPE